The Amycolatopsis mongoliensis genome includes a window with the following:
- a CDS encoding alpha/beta fold hydrolase, producing MTLAYDDLGPENGRPVLLVHGHPFDRSMWRPQAEHLVARGHRVVTPDLRGYGTSESTGTKTGLDVFANDLVELADHLGMHRFVLGGLSMGGQIAMQLVQDHPGRVEALVLADTFPGLDTPPAKQARIDTAARITEEGMHGYADELLPKMISKQTRATRPDVEAHVRKMMRNAPREGAAAALRGRAERPDYTEGLTKIAVPTLVVVGSEDEFTPVADAELIHRKIAGSALVVVAGAGHLPNLERETEFNEALSTFLTRIRFTS from the coding sequence ATGACCCTCGCGTACGACGACCTCGGCCCGGAGAACGGCCGTCCGGTCCTCCTCGTCCACGGCCACCCCTTCGACCGCTCGATGTGGCGGCCCCAGGCCGAGCACCTCGTGGCCCGGGGCCACCGCGTCGTCACCCCCGACCTCCGCGGCTACGGCACCTCCGAGAGCACCGGCACCAAGACCGGCCTCGACGTCTTCGCGAACGACCTCGTCGAGCTGGCCGACCACCTGGGAATGCACCGCTTCGTCCTCGGCGGTCTCTCCATGGGCGGCCAGATCGCCATGCAGCTGGTCCAGGACCACCCGGGCCGCGTGGAAGCCCTCGTCCTGGCCGACACCTTCCCCGGCCTCGACACCCCGCCGGCGAAGCAGGCCCGCATCGACACCGCCGCGAGGATCACCGAGGAGGGCATGCACGGCTACGCCGACGAGCTCCTCCCCAAGATGATCTCGAAGCAGACCCGCGCGACCAGGCCGGACGTCGAAGCGCACGTCCGCAAGATGATGCGCAACGCCCCTCGAGAAGGAGCCGCGGCCGCGCTCAGAGGACGTGCCGAACGCCCCGACTACACCGAGGGGCTGACGAAGATCGCCGTCCCCACCCTGGTGGTCGTCGGCAGCGAGGACGAGTTCACCCCGGTCGCCGACGCCGAGCTCATCCACCGGAAGATCGCCGGTTCGGCCCTGGTGGTCGTCGCGGGCGCGGGCCACTTGCCTAACCTGGAGCGCGAGACCGAGTTCAACGAGGCGCTGAGCACCTTCCTGACCAGAATAAGGTTCACCTCATGA
- a CDS encoding SDR family oxidoreductase has translation MTQQQTVFVTGASAGFGDAIARRFVAEGARVIAVARSADKLEKLAAELGDAVLPVTLDVSDPDAVKSAVENLPQDWQQVDVLVNNAGLAKGLEPAHKADLADWDEMIATNVRGLAHVTRALLPGMVERGRGHVINIGSIAGTYPYPGGNVYGATKAFVHQFSLNLRSDLHGTGVRVTNVEPGMVGGTDFSKVRFDGDQDKADKVYQGTTPLTADDVAESVFWAANQPKHVNINVIELMPVVQSFSALQIYRES, from the coding sequence ATGACCCAGCAGCAGACCGTGTTCGTGACCGGCGCCAGCGCCGGCTTCGGTGACGCCATCGCGCGCCGGTTCGTCGCCGAGGGCGCCCGCGTGATCGCCGTCGCGCGCAGTGCGGACAAGCTCGAGAAGCTGGCCGCCGAGCTCGGCGACGCCGTCCTCCCGGTGACCCTCGACGTCAGCGACCCCGACGCGGTGAAGAGCGCCGTCGAAAACCTGCCGCAGGACTGGCAGCAGGTGGACGTCCTGGTCAACAACGCCGGCCTGGCGAAGGGCCTCGAGCCCGCGCACAAGGCGGACCTGGCGGACTGGGACGAGATGATCGCGACCAACGTCCGCGGCCTCGCGCACGTGACGCGCGCGCTGCTGCCCGGCATGGTCGAGCGCGGCCGCGGCCACGTCATCAACATCGGCTCGATCGCCGGCACCTACCCCTACCCCGGCGGCAACGTCTACGGCGCGACCAAGGCGTTCGTCCACCAGTTCAGCCTCAACCTGCGCAGCGACCTGCACGGCACCGGCGTCCGCGTGACCAACGTCGAGCCCGGCATGGTCGGCGGCACCGACTTCTCGAAGGTCCGCTTCGACGGCGACCAGGACAAGGCGGACAAGGTCTACCAGGGCACGACGCCGCTGACCGCCGACGACGTCGCCGAGTCCGTCTTCTGGGCCGCGAACCAGCCGAAGCACGTGAACATCAACGTCATCGAGCTGATGCCGGTGGTCCAGAGCTTCTCGGCGCTGCAGATCTACCGCGAGAGCTGA
- a CDS encoding bifunctional FO biosynthesis protein CofGH, which produces MGPEPDATTPTASAMRRALARARDGKTLDVAEASVLLHARGDNLTQLSEYASRIRDAGLAEAGRAGIITYSRKVFIPLTRLCRDRCGYCTFVTVPGRLESPFLSPDEVLDIARKGAEMGCKEALFTLGDRPEDRWKAARDWLDAHGYDDTLSYVRAMAIRVLEETGLLPHLNPGVLSWQDFQRLKPVAPSMGMMLETTATRLWSEKGGPHYGSPDKDPAVRLRVLEDAGRSSVPFTTGVLIGIGETHEERADALFEIRKVAKTYGGIQEVIVQNFRAKPDTKMRATPDADLEELAANIAVARLVLGPKMRIQAPPNLIGNQYDLMIRAGIDDWGGVSPLTPDHVNPERAWPQIDELARRTEKAGFELKERLTIYPEYVNAGEPWLDPRITRHVAALVDPATGMAREGALPVGIPWQEPDGGWQESGRTDLHTEIDTTGRTEDRRSDFDSVYGDWKEIGDRIKTGPQKFDSTVLEALRSAEKDPAGLSDDAALALLSAEGKELDAFTKLADDLRRETVGDDVTFVVTRNINFTNVCYTGCRFCAFAQRRTDADAYTLSLEQVGDRVDEAWAAGATEICMQGGIHPDLPGTAYFDLAAEVKRRQPEIHLHSYSPMEVVNGASRTNLSLKDWLIKAKEAGVDSLPGTAAEILDDDVRWVLTKGKLPTSEWIKVVTTAHEIGLPTTSTMMYGHVDTPAHWVAHLKLLARLQREGLEKHGRRGFSEFVLLPFIHQSSPIYLAGLARPGATQNENRAVHALARLLLHGMIDNIQSSWVKLGTEGSRAVLQGGVNDIGGTLMEETISRMAGASNGSYKTISDMRAMVEPLGRPLVQRTTGYGRPTAERIAAAEASDGVATAVRKPLLPLLTP; this is translated from the coding sequence ATGGGACCCGAACCCGACGCCACCACCCCGACCGCCTCCGCGATGCGCCGCGCGCTCGCCCGGGCGCGTGACGGGAAGACACTGGACGTAGCCGAAGCGAGCGTCCTGCTGCACGCCCGCGGGGACAACCTCACCCAGCTTTCCGAGTACGCGTCGCGCATCCGCGACGCGGGCCTGGCCGAGGCCGGCCGCGCCGGCATCATCACCTACAGCCGCAAGGTGTTCATCCCCCTGACCCGGCTGTGCCGCGACCGCTGCGGCTACTGCACGTTCGTCACGGTGCCGGGCCGGCTGGAATCGCCGTTCCTGTCCCCGGACGAGGTCCTCGACATCGCCCGCAAGGGTGCCGAGATGGGCTGCAAGGAAGCCCTCTTCACCCTCGGCGACCGGCCGGAGGACCGCTGGAAGGCCGCCCGCGACTGGCTGGACGCGCACGGCTACGACGACACGCTCTCCTACGTCCGCGCGATGGCGATCCGGGTGCTGGAGGAGACCGGCCTGCTGCCGCACCTCAACCCCGGGGTCCTGTCCTGGCAGGACTTCCAGCGGCTCAAGCCGGTCGCGCCGTCGATGGGCATGATGCTGGAGACGACCGCGACCCGGCTGTGGAGCGAGAAGGGCGGCCCGCACTACGGGTCCCCCGACAAGGATCCGGCCGTGCGGCTGCGCGTCCTCGAAGACGCCGGGCGCAGCAGCGTCCCGTTCACCACCGGCGTGCTGATCGGCATCGGCGAGACGCACGAGGAGCGCGCGGACGCGCTGTTCGAGATCCGCAAGGTCGCCAAGACCTACGGCGGCATCCAGGAAGTCATCGTGCAGAACTTCCGGGCCAAGCCGGACACGAAGATGCGCGCGACCCCGGACGCCGATCTCGAGGAGCTGGCCGCGAACATCGCCGTGGCGCGGCTCGTGCTCGGCCCGAAGATGCGCATCCAGGCGCCGCCGAACCTGATCGGCAACCAGTACGACCTGATGATCCGGGCCGGCATCGACGACTGGGGCGGTGTCTCGCCGCTGACCCCGGACCACGTCAACCCGGAACGCGCGTGGCCGCAGATCGACGAGCTGGCGCGCCGCACCGAGAAGGCCGGCTTCGAGCTCAAGGAACGGCTCACGATCTACCCCGAGTACGTCAACGCCGGCGAGCCGTGGCTGGACCCGCGGATCACCCGGCACGTCGCCGCGCTCGTCGACCCGGCGACCGGGATGGCCCGCGAGGGCGCGCTGCCGGTCGGCATCCCGTGGCAGGAGCCGGACGGCGGCTGGCAGGAGTCCGGGCGCACCGACCTGCACACCGAGATCGACACCACCGGTCGGACGGAAGACCGCCGCAGCGACTTCGACTCGGTCTACGGGGACTGGAAGGAGATCGGCGACCGGATCAAGACCGGGCCGCAGAAGTTCGACTCCACCGTCCTGGAAGCGTTGCGCAGTGCGGAAAAGGACCCCGCCGGGCTGTCCGACGACGCCGCGCTCGCGCTGCTGTCCGCCGAGGGCAAGGAACTGGACGCGTTCACGAAGCTCGCCGACGACCTGCGGCGCGAGACGGTCGGCGACGACGTCACCTTCGTCGTCACGCGGAACATCAACTTCACCAACGTCTGCTACACGGGTTGCCGCTTCTGCGCCTTCGCGCAGCGTCGCACCGACGCCGACGCGTACACGCTCTCGCTGGAGCAGGTCGGCGACCGCGTCGACGAGGCGTGGGCCGCGGGCGCGACCGAGATCTGCATGCAGGGCGGCATCCACCCGGACCTGCCGGGCACCGCGTACTTCGACCTCGCGGCCGAGGTCAAGCGCCGGCAGCCGGAGATCCACCTGCACTCCTACAGCCCGATGGAGGTCGTGAACGGCGCGTCCCGCACCAACCTGTCGCTGAAGGACTGGCTCATCAAGGCCAAGGAAGCCGGTGTCGACTCGCTGCCGGGCACGGCCGCGGAGATCCTCGACGACGACGTCCGCTGGGTGCTCACCAAGGGCAAGCTGCCGACGTCGGAGTGGATCAAGGTCGTCACCACCGCGCACGAGATCGGGCTGCCGACGACGTCCACGATGATGTACGGCCACGTCGACACCCCGGCCCACTGGGTCGCGCACCTGAAGCTGCTCGCGCGGCTGCAGCGCGAAGGCCTGGAGAAGCACGGGCGGCGCGGGTTCAGCGAGTTCGTGCTGCTGCCGTTCATCCACCAGAGCTCGCCGATCTACCTCGCCGGCCTGGCCCGCCCGGGCGCGACGCAGAACGAGAACCGGGCGGTGCACGCGCTGGCCCGGCTGCTGCTGCACGGCATGATCGACAACATCCAGAGCTCCTGGGTGAAGCTCGGCACCGAAGGCAGCCGCGCGGTGCTGCAGGGCGGCGTCAACGACATCGGCGGCACGCTGATGGAGGAGACGATCAGCCGGATGGCCGGCGCGTCCAACGGGTCGTACAAGACGATCAGCGACATGCGCGCGATGGTCGAGCCGCTGGGCCGCCCGCTGGTGCAGCGCACGACCGGCTACGGCAGGCCGACCGCCGAGCGCATCGCCGCGGCGGAGGCTTCGGACGGCGTCGCGACGGCGGTGCGCAAGCCGCTCCTGCCGCTGCTGACGCCGTAA
- a CDS encoding DedA family protein, which yields MALVSDLLDWLQGLPEPGLVAATGGLVFAECTIGLGFLAPGESGLLIAATTANTVARFVVLWLVVTVCATAGDALGYLIGRRFGPRLRETKLIRKYGLDAWDKATAVLERRGAWAVFFARFLPVIRTLTPAAAGTSGLPFRKFLPAAAAGAFCWSLAHISIGAALGEAAKRIEGVLNTGGLIAVGVLAAVGLFFLLRLKKRKASAAEPAREPERVP from the coding sequence ATGGCCCTGGTTTCGGACCTGCTCGACTGGTTGCAAGGACTCCCGGAACCGGGGCTCGTCGCGGCGACCGGCGGCCTGGTGTTCGCCGAATGCACGATCGGGCTGGGGTTCCTGGCCCCCGGCGAGTCCGGCCTGCTCATCGCCGCGACGACGGCGAACACGGTCGCGCGCTTCGTGGTCCTGTGGCTGGTGGTGACAGTGTGCGCGACGGCCGGCGACGCGCTCGGCTACCTGATCGGCCGCCGTTTCGGCCCACGGCTGCGCGAGACGAAACTGATCCGCAAGTACGGCCTCGACGCGTGGGACAAGGCGACCGCGGTCCTGGAGCGCCGGGGCGCGTGGGCGGTGTTCTTCGCCCGGTTCCTGCCGGTGATCCGGACGCTGACCCCGGCCGCGGCGGGGACGTCCGGACTGCCGTTCCGCAAGTTCCTGCCGGCCGCGGCGGCGGGCGCGTTCTGCTGGTCGCTGGCGCACATCAGCATCGGCGCGGCCCTGGGCGAAGCGGCCAAGCGGATCGAGGGAGTCCTCAACACGGGAGGCCTGATCGCGGTGGGCGTGCTCGCCGCGGTGGGACTGTTCTTCTTGCTGCGCTTGAAGAAGCGGAAAGCGTCGGCCGCCGAACCGGCTCGCGAGCCCGAGCGAGTCCCCTGA
- a CDS encoding patatin-like phospholipase family protein, with translation MSLADLPRPVGFVLGGGGSLGAMQVGMLRALTEAGLTPDLVAGTSVGSLNAAVLALPGDDVLMRLHDIWAHMTRAEAFPGGVLSRVRTLTQSKTHLFPNSGLTAIIADHLGAETRFEDLALPLGVVTTQVDTAEPLLIRSGPILPPLLASCAIPGIFPPVEYEGRLLYDGGLVANVPMRQALTMGAKSLVVLDCAFPGKMPEAPRTFAEVMMFTAMISMRNQAVLEAPVAAAQVPVVYLPGPAPARVNPLDFGHTEALAEEAYSAAREFLDGISVSGPGLYGAPGLVVT, from the coding sequence ATGAGTCTCGCGGATCTCCCCCGGCCGGTCGGGTTCGTCCTCGGCGGGGGCGGCAGCCTCGGCGCCATGCAGGTCGGCATGCTGCGCGCGCTCACCGAGGCCGGCCTCACGCCGGACCTGGTGGCGGGCACGTCGGTCGGCTCGCTCAACGCGGCGGTGCTCGCACTGCCCGGTGACGACGTCTTGATGCGCCTGCACGACATCTGGGCCCACATGACGCGCGCCGAGGCGTTCCCCGGCGGCGTGCTGAGCCGCGTCCGCACGCTGACGCAGAGCAAGACGCACCTGTTCCCCAACAGCGGCCTGACGGCGATCATCGCCGACCACCTCGGCGCCGAGACCCGCTTCGAGGACCTGGCGCTGCCGCTCGGCGTCGTCACGACCCAGGTCGACACCGCCGAGCCGCTGCTGATCCGCTCCGGGCCAATCCTGCCGCCGCTGCTGGCCAGCTGCGCGATCCCGGGGATCTTCCCGCCTGTGGAGTACGAGGGGCGACTGCTCTACGACGGCGGGCTCGTCGCGAACGTGCCGATGCGGCAGGCGCTGACGATGGGCGCGAAGTCGCTGGTGGTGCTGGACTGCGCGTTCCCCGGGAAGATGCCGGAAGCGCCGCGGACGTTCGCCGAGGTGATGATGTTCACCGCGATGATCAGCATGCGGAACCAGGCGGTGCTGGAAGCGCCGGTGGCGGCCGCGCAGGTGCCGGTGGTGTACCTGCCGGGGCCGGCGCCGGCACGTGTGAACCCGCTCGATTTCGGGCACACCGAAGCACTGGCGGAGGAGGCATACTCGGCCGCGCGGGAGTTCCTCGACGGGATCTCGGTGAGCGGGCCGGGACTTTACGGGGCACCGGGCCTCGTCGTCACGTGA
- a CDS encoding L,D-transpeptidase, translating into MLPKKILLSVAGILAGALLLSACSSGDDGGSPGGGAPASGSASASATPVAVSFEPAGGTGVSPATPVVVKAANGKLLDVTVTNTAKGTKVGGKLAADGASWTSTEPLGYGATYKIVAHAQGADGKPVEQDNQISTIAPKKQANANLIPAPSAVASTGVGVGQPIVFSFGKIAVKNKAAVEKALTVESTPKQDGGWYWIDDSNVHYRPKEYWKAGTTLKVTAKIYGVDFGNGVFGAEDRTESYKVHDSWIAKADGNTEQMQIFHNGAMVKSMPISMGKDATPTHLGAHIISDKQANYTMDSCTYGVCPPDPKAYRSNEKFSERISNDGEFVHENPNSVGQQGSSNVSHGCINLNGANAQWFFQNMGLGDVVEVTNSGGPQLPVWDLYGDWSKSWADWQAGSALK; encoded by the coding sequence ATGCTCCCCAAGAAGATTTTACTTTCGGTGGCCGGAATCCTCGCCGGAGCACTGCTGCTTTCCGCCTGCTCGTCCGGTGACGACGGCGGCTCACCCGGGGGTGGGGCGCCGGCGTCCGGTTCCGCGTCGGCTTCGGCGACCCCGGTCGCGGTGTCGTTCGAGCCCGCGGGCGGCACGGGGGTGAGCCCGGCGACGCCCGTCGTCGTCAAGGCCGCCAACGGGAAGCTCCTCGACGTCACGGTGACCAACACCGCCAAGGGGACCAAGGTCGGCGGCAAGCTCGCCGCCGACGGGGCCAGCTGGACGTCGACCGAGCCGCTCGGCTACGGAGCGACGTACAAGATCGTCGCGCACGCCCAGGGCGCCGACGGGAAGCCGGTCGAGCAGGACAACCAGATCAGCACGATCGCGCCGAAGAAGCAGGCGAACGCCAACCTGATCCCGGCGCCGTCCGCGGTGGCGAGCACGGGCGTCGGCGTCGGGCAGCCGATCGTGTTCAGCTTCGGGAAGATCGCCGTGAAGAACAAGGCGGCGGTGGAGAAGGCCCTGACGGTGGAGTCGACGCCGAAACAGGACGGCGGCTGGTACTGGATCGACGACTCGAACGTCCACTACCGGCCGAAGGAGTACTGGAAGGCCGGCACGACGCTGAAGGTGACGGCGAAGATCTACGGCGTCGACTTCGGCAACGGTGTCTTCGGTGCGGAGGACCGCACGGAGTCGTACAAGGTGCACGATTCCTGGATCGCGAAGGCGGACGGGAACACCGAGCAGATGCAGATCTTCCACAACGGCGCCATGGTGAAGTCCATGCCGATCTCGATGGGCAAGGACGCGACGCCGACCCACCTGGGCGCGCACATCATTTCGGACAAGCAGGCGAACTACACGATGGACTCGTGCACGTACGGCGTCTGCCCGCCGGACCCGAAGGCGTACCGGTCGAACGAGAAGTTCTCGGAGCGGATCTCCAACGACGGCGAGTTCGTCCACGAGAACCCGAACAGCGTCGGGCAGCAGGGCAGTTCGAACGTGTCGCACGGGTGCATCAACCTGAACGGCGCGAACGCCCAGTGGTTCTTCCAGAACATGGGCCTCGGTGACGTCGTCGAGGTGACGAACTCCGGAGGGCCGCAGCTCCCGGTGTGGGACCTGTACGGCGACTGGTCCAAGTCCTGGGCCGACTGGCAGGCCGGCTCGGCCCTGAAGTAA
- a CDS encoding class I SAM-dependent methyltransferase translates to MPFDSTGKISFDHIYTAPDPRPFFGTLRRVDYHIPQLAKPYFAKLIGEHPAESPTVLDVGCSYGVNAALRRCDATMDELYAHYTAPDVLALSHAELIEAARARVTGPGGVKFFGLDASEPALEYALSAGFLDEAIHADFERDDPDGTQRKLLDDVDLVISTGCVGYVTEKTITRIARGSRPWMAHFVLRMFSYDPVADSLAGLGYETAQVPGVFRQRRFASAEERTQILDTLDAAGVDPTGVESDGWLYAQLYVSRPEGAAAELAATLATPEQEG, encoded by the coding sequence GTGCCTTTCGACTCGACCGGCAAGATCTCGTTCGACCACATCTACACCGCACCCGACCCCCGCCCGTTCTTCGGGACGTTGCGGCGCGTGGACTACCACATTCCGCAGCTGGCGAAGCCGTACTTCGCGAAGCTGATCGGCGAACACCCGGCCGAGTCCCCGACCGTGCTCGACGTCGGGTGCTCGTACGGCGTCAACGCCGCGCTCCGGCGCTGCGACGCCACGATGGACGAGCTCTACGCGCACTACACCGCCCCGGACGTGCTGGCGCTGAGTCACGCGGAGCTGATCGAGGCCGCCCGGGCCCGCGTCACCGGCCCGGGCGGCGTGAAGTTCTTCGGCCTCGACGCGTCGGAGCCGGCGCTCGAGTACGCGCTTTCCGCCGGGTTCCTCGACGAGGCGATCCACGCGGACTTCGAACGCGACGACCCGGACGGCACCCAGCGGAAACTGCTCGACGACGTCGACCTGGTGATCTCGACCGGCTGCGTCGGCTACGTCACCGAGAAGACGATCACCCGGATCGCGCGCGGCTCGCGGCCGTGGATGGCGCACTTCGTGCTGCGGATGTTCTCCTACGACCCGGTCGCCGACAGCCTGGCCGGGCTCGGGTACGAGACCGCGCAGGTGCCGGGCGTGTTCCGGCAGCGGCGGTTCGCCTCCGCCGAAGAGCGGACACAGATCCTCGACACCCTCGACGCCGCCGGGGTCGACCCGACCGGTGTGGAGTCCGACGGCTGGCTGTACGCGCAGCTGTATGTTTCCCGTCCTGAAGGCGCGGCCGCCGAGCTCGCGGCCACGCTCGCCACTCCCGAGCAAGAAGGATGA
- a CDS encoding HalD/BesD family halogenase gives MSTSVAAPEMVDTDRYPLTDPGSAAWRETVERTRSDLADVGCSVLADFIRPELRDVLRNECAALEPHAYTKIEKVNAYNTAIDEPLPEDHPGRTIMERGNAFVARDRIPASSLISRLYTSPVFQRFVADCFGLPELHELADPLSGLTLNVIAPGRAHPWHFDTNSYTVSMLTQAADDGGTFEYCPNIRSAEAENFADVRAVLSGEKTRSVQRLGLRPGDLQLFQGRFALHRVSTVRGEVARHSAIFAYSERPGVVGSAERTRQLFGRVLPVHLAGRTDRGDELLD, from the coding sequence ATGAGCACCTCCGTGGCCGCGCCGGAAATGGTCGACACCGACCGCTACCCCCTCACCGACCCGGGAAGCGCTGCCTGGCGGGAGACGGTCGAGCGCACCCGCTCGGACCTCGCCGACGTCGGCTGCAGCGTGCTCGCCGACTTCATCCGGCCCGAGCTGCGCGACGTCCTCCGGAACGAATGCGCCGCGCTCGAACCGCACGCGTACACGAAGATCGAAAAGGTCAACGCGTACAACACCGCGATCGACGAGCCGCTGCCCGAAGACCACCCGGGCCGGACGATCATGGAGCGCGGCAACGCCTTCGTCGCGCGCGACCGCATCCCGGCGTCGTCGCTCATCAGCAGGCTCTACACCAGCCCGGTGTTCCAGCGGTTCGTCGCCGACTGCTTCGGGCTGCCGGAGCTGCACGAGCTCGCCGACCCGCTGTCCGGGCTGACGCTGAACGTGATCGCGCCCGGCCGCGCGCACCCGTGGCACTTCGACACGAACTCCTACACCGTCAGCATGCTGACGCAGGCCGCGGACGACGGCGGCACCTTCGAGTACTGCCCGAACATCCGCTCCGCCGAGGCCGAGAACTTCGCCGACGTCCGGGCCGTGCTGTCCGGCGAAAAAACCCGTTCGGTCCAGCGGCTGGGCCTCCGTCCGGGCGATCTTCAGCTGTTCCAAGGGCGCTTCGCCTTGCACCGGGTCAGTACGGTGAGAGGCGAGGTCGCGCGTCATTCCGCGATCTTCGCCTACAGCGAGCGCCCGGGGGTCGTCGGCAGCGCGGAGCGGACCAGGCAGTTGTTCGGCCGGGTCCTGCCGGTCCACCTCGCCGGGCGCACCGACCGGGGCGACGAGCTGCTCGACTAG
- a CDS encoding IS1634 family transposase, which translates to MVGKKIGGRTYYYLAESGRVDGKPRVVTQRYLGTAEEIARAVPGGEPASASYRTYGDVAAVWATLSRLDFVRRVDDVAGPQRAKPSLGLTLAIAVLHRATAPGTPLSEWWASGVAADVVRPRVSTVEGSWRALERLTPERITRIEDTVASAVLATLDDHAALAVDVPQFAAFAPADCTLPSACRGVLAGAGLRVTRDGAIPLASRVYRRDDGTAPTFASLTAELGPATLVFHSGQAAQLDLGSRSGFVGSLPLTDHPELLTQPASARKRVDPERFAGLTALDTHAVVDGVRRRVILTHSATLHAAQSRAFADELATATRELDGLAGALAAGTHRGDRAQVHAELGRVTRGRRIERVLTAVLSGNRPGEIRLERRIDSSALARLDEEFFGKQVLVTDRDWPIGDVVTAYRARTHLESTFRWLTGPAVPGPTPRWEWTRQRIAAHGLVSVLAATVTHLMRREADRAGMNLSVRELLDQLAGIGELVLRYPSTGGRPRTKRLPTERDPAQQALYDLFQLSR; encoded by the coding sequence GTGGTCGGCAAGAAGATCGGCGGACGGACGTACTACTACCTGGCGGAGTCCGGCCGGGTCGACGGCAAGCCGCGGGTGGTGACCCAGCGTTACCTCGGGACGGCCGAGGAGATCGCCCGCGCCGTCCCGGGCGGCGAACCCGCGTCGGCGTCGTACCGGACGTACGGCGACGTCGCCGCGGTGTGGGCGACCCTTTCGCGCCTCGACTTCGTCCGCCGCGTCGACGACGTCGCGGGTCCCCAGCGCGCGAAGCCGTCGCTGGGCCTGACGCTGGCGATCGCCGTGCTGCACCGGGCGACCGCCCCCGGCACTCCGCTCTCCGAGTGGTGGGCTTCGGGAGTGGCCGCGGACGTGGTGCGGCCCCGGGTGTCCACAGTGGAGGGATCGTGGCGGGCGCTGGAACGTCTCACCCCGGAACGCATCACGCGCATCGAGGACACGGTCGCCTCCGCCGTGCTGGCCACGCTCGACGACCACGCGGCGCTCGCCGTCGACGTCCCCCAGTTCGCCGCGTTCGCCCCGGCCGACTGCACGCTGCCCTCGGCGTGCCGGGGCGTGCTCGCCGGGGCGGGCCTGCGGGTGACCCGCGACGGCGCGATCCCGCTGGCGTCGAGGGTGTACCGCCGCGACGACGGCACGGCGCCGACGTTCGCTTCGCTGACCGCGGAGCTGGGCCCCGCGACGCTCGTCTTCCACTCCGGCCAGGCGGCCCAGCTCGACTTGGGCTCCCGCAGCGGGTTCGTCGGCTCGCTGCCGCTGACCGACCACCCCGAGCTGCTGACCCAGCCCGCGTCCGCGCGCAAGCGCGTCGACCCCGAGCGGTTCGCCGGCCTCACCGCCCTGGACACGCACGCGGTCGTCGACGGCGTCCGGCGGCGGGTGATCCTGACGCACTCGGCGACGCTGCACGCGGCGCAGTCCCGCGCGTTCGCCGACGAGCTGGCCACCGCGACCCGCGAGCTGGACGGCCTGGCCGGGGCGCTCGCGGCGGGCACCCACCGCGGCGACCGCGCCCAGGTTCACGCCGAGCTCGGCCGGGTGACGCGCGGCCGGCGCATCGAGCGCGTGCTGACCGCCGTGCTGAGCGGGAACCGGCCGGGGGAGATCCGGCTGGAACGGCGGATCGATTCTTCGGCTTTGGCCCGGCTGGACGAAGAGTTCTTCGGCAAGCAGGTGCTGGTCACCGACCGGGACTGGCCGATCGGGGACGTCGTCACGGCCTACCGGGCGCGGACCCACCTGGAGTCGACGTTCCGCTGGCTCACCGGCCCCGCCGTCCCCGGGCCGACCCCGCGCTGGGAGTGGACGCGGCAGCGGATCGCCGCGCACGGGCTGGTCTCGGTGCTCGCCGCGACCGTCACGCACCTGATGCGGCGCGAGGCCGACCGGGCCGGGATGAACCTGTCCGTGCGGGAGCTGCTCGACCAGCTGGCCGGCATCGGCGAGCTGGTGCTGCGCTACCCCTCCACCGGCGGCCGGCCGCGGACGAAGCGCCTGCCGACCGAGCGGGACCCGGCGCAGCAGGCGCTCTACGACCTGTTTCAGCTCTCGCGGTAG
- a CDS encoding DUF4232 domain-containing protein, which translates to MPTTTPSPTYAPPPSTGLSLSVGQVEAGLGHRASVLTLTNRDSGPRKVTGYPDLKLLDATGAVVEVKVEHGTSYFARDLGPQDVTLKPGEKVVAVLAWSATVTTGDKHTGAAISVVPVPGEPAQKQPLDTDLGTTDSVTVSSWATGIGT; encoded by the coding sequence GTGCCCACGACGACACCGAGCCCGACCTACGCGCCACCGCCGTCGACCGGACTGTCGCTTTCGGTCGGCCAGGTCGAAGCCGGGCTCGGGCACCGCGCGAGCGTCCTGACGCTGACCAACCGGGACAGTGGGCCGCGCAAGGTCACCGGCTACCCGGACCTGAAGCTGCTCGACGCCACCGGCGCGGTCGTCGAGGTGAAGGTCGAGCACGGGACGTCCTACTTCGCGCGCGATCTCGGCCCGCAAGACGTCACGCTGAAGCCCGGCGAGAAGGTCGTGGCCGTGCTGGCGTGGTCGGCCACGGTGACCACCGGCGACAAGCACACCGGCGCGGCGATCTCGGTCGTCCCGGTTCCCGGCGAACCCGCGCAGAAACAGCCGCTGGACACCGATCTGGGCACCACGGACTCCGTCACCGTCAGCTCGTGGGCCACCGGAATCGGCACCTGA